Within the Corallococcus exiguus genome, the region GGCGCGCGATGAAGCGCCGGACGTTCCGGGCGGAAGGGGCGCACGTGGGGCGCGCCCTGGTGGAGGCGGTGGCGGCGGAGCTGGCGCTGCCGGTGGCGGACGTGCGGCGGCTGGTGGACGTGGGCGCCGTGTACGTGGCGGGGCGGCGTGCGCGGGACGGGGCCGTGAAGCTCCAGGCCGCGCAGGTGGTGACGGTGGTGCTGGAGGAGGCAGGACAGAGCCCGCTGGAGGTCCCGAAGCCCGCGGTCCCCCTGCGCGTGCTGTTCGAGGACGAGGACGTCATCGCGGTGGACAAGCCCGCGGGCCTGAACGCGCAGCCCACGGAAGGCCGCGTGGGCGGAAGCCTGGTGGACCTGGTGAGTGAGTACCTGGGTCGGCAGGCGGGGTTGGTGCACCGGTTGGACCGGGAGACCTCCGGGGTGACGGTGTTCGGCAAGACGGCCGCCGCCACCTCCGCGCTGGCCGAGGCGTTCCGGGAGGGCACCGCGCGCAAGCGGTACCTCGCGGCGACGGGTCCGGGACTTCCGGCGGGCGGTACGGTGGACCTGCCCCTGTCGAAGGACCCATCGCGGCCGGGGCGCTGGCGGGCGACCCGCGCGGCCAATGGCGTGCCCGCGTGGACGGACTACCGGACGCTGTTCGCGGGGGAGGCGTTCAGCCTGGTGGAGCTGCTGCCCCGGACGGGCCGCACGCACCAGCTCCGGGCGCACCTGACGGCGCTGGAGCACCCCATCCTGGGGGACTCGCGCTATGGCGGCGAGGGGAGCGCGGGGGGCCTGATGGCGCCGCGGTGCCTGCTGCACGCGCACGCGCTGGAGCTGGGGCATCCGCGCACGGGCCATCCGCTGCGGTTGGCGGCGCCGGTGCCGGACGACCTGCGGGCGTTCTTCGAGTCGGCGGGCGTGCGCGTTCCAGAGGGGCCCATCGTGGCCGCGGACGCGTCTTGAGAACCTGGAAAACCCGGGCCCTGTGCTCGCGGACAGGATGCCCCCGTCGCGCGCATCGTGTGTAGACTGGGGGCTTCATGGGTGGCGGGAGACACGGCAAGGGCCCACGGACGCCGGAGCCCTCCCTTCGCGGAGCGGAGTTGGGCTCGCGAGGAGAGGACGTGCGAGGCGCGGTGGCCCGGATCTGCCGGGACGCTGCTCGGCTGCTCCTGGAGGGGCAGGCGGCGCGGGCGTATTCCGGCCTGGTGTCCGCCAGCCGTTCTCTCCCGATGACGCCCCGGCTCGCGGCGGTGCTGGTGCGGTGCGCGCTGAAGGCGGGTACGGAGCGCGCGGTCATCACCCTGCTGGACGCGGCGATGGTGACGGAGCGGGGCGAGGTGCGCCGCGAGGTCCGCCGTCAGCTGTCGCGGGTGTTGCGGCGCACGGGACAGGAAGCGCGCGCCGCGGCGGTGCTCAACGGGTTGTTGATGGACGCGCCCGACGACGCCAGGGCCCGCTTCGTGCTCGACGTGCTGCGCGAGCGGGTGGCGAAGGCGAAGTCGGTGCCGTCGCCGCAGCTCCCGGCGGAGGACGAGGAGTCCCGGACGAAGACCGTGGAGGTGTCCGCGCTGGCGCTGTCGGATCCAGAGCTGGGCAACACGGTGGTGGAGATGCCGGTGGTTTCGGTGCCGGCCGCGCCAGCGTGGGCTCCCCGGGCCGCCACGGTGCAGGTCCCGCTGGGTGAGTGGGCGGAACAGGCACGGCCGGCGTCGCGAGGGCCGGAGTTCCCCTGGGATGACGACGGGCCGGGCAAGGCCCGGGTGGTGACGCCACCGAGGGGCGCGAGGACCGTTCCGGAGCCGGTGGGTGTCGCGCAGGATGCTGGCGAGAAGGCACCGGACACGGTGCGCCCTGGAGCCGCGGTCGTGGGGGCGTCTGACATTCCGGCGTCAGCCGCTGCTGCCTCGGGTGCATCGCCGTCCGTGGATGAAGCGCCTCGGGTGGAGAGCGCTGCTGGCGAATCGAATGCTTCGTCGTCAGGGAACGCCTCGGATGCGCCCGCGTCCGTCGTCGCGCCGTCAAGCGCATCGCCGTCCGCGACGGTGCCTGAGCACGTCATCGCGGCGTTGAGCGCATTGATGTTGTCGGGCTCGGCAAAGGCGCCTGAGCGCATCGAAACGGCACCGTCGTCAGCGGAGGCGGCCGAGCACGTCGGTGGAGCAGCACCCTCGAGTGAGACGCAGACGCCACTGCTCCCGGACACGGCGGTAGCGTCCGAAGTGAAGGCCGTTGCGTCGACGACCGAAGCGTCGTCGTCGGATGCGGTGCGGACGCCCGATGAGAAGGTTGAGGTGTCGACGCCTGCTGCCGCGCCACCCGCCTCGCCGGTATTCGAGTCGACGCAGGTCTTCGGCAAGAAGCTCGAGGAATCGCCGCCTGCCGATGCCGCACTCGACGAGAAGCCCGCGCCACGGAACCCATCCGAGGAGACCCCGGCCGCGATAACGGCGGCACCCTCGAAGACCTCCGCTCCTGACGCGTCGGCATCGGAGCGGATGGAGTCGCGTTCGCCTGGCGCGGTGCTGGTGCCGGGTGCACCTTCCAAGGCTTTCGACGAAGACGAATCGACGTCGGAGATCGTCCCACCACGTCCTTCCGAACCGGCCGCTGAAGCGCAAGCCAAGGCATCCAGCGAGAACGCATCGGCCTCGAAGAATCCGTCCCCACGCCAGCCGGATGCGGACGAAGCGACGTCGGAAGTGAACCCTCCGCGCCCGTCCAGCGCGGTGCTGGTGCCGGGTGCGCCAGCGATGGCGTTCGACGACGACGAGGCGACCTCGGAGATCATCCCGCCCGAGCGTGCCGAAGCGGAGAAGGGCGCTTCCGCGTCAACGCAGTCCCGTGATGGGAAGCCATCCGCTCCGCGACGGGCTTCCGTGCTGGTCCCCGCCACTTCGAAGCCCGCGTTCGACGAGGAGGAATCGACTTCGGAAGTCGTCTTCCCGCAGGCGGATTCCACCGCGCAGGCCGCCCCCGCGGCGCCCCGGCGCGACTCCACGCGCGTCCCCTCGGTGAAGCCCTCCGAGTCCCCGGCTTCGGATGCACCTGCTTCGGCACGCACCGCGGACGAGGGCTCGGAGCGGGCCCAGTCCCAGCGGCAGGAGGCCCAGCTCATCGCGCGCAGTGCCTGGCGCGAGCTGGCCCAGCTGTACCTCAAGCGCGCGGACCGCGCGAAGGACGCACCCGAGCGCGCCGAAGCCCTGACGCGGCTCGCGGAGGTGATGGAGAACGAGCTCCAGGACTCCGCGGGCGCCGCGCGCATGTACCGGGAGATCGTCGAGCTGACCGGTGAGCGCACCGCGTTGCGTGAACAGGTCCGGCTGTTGTCGCAGCGGGAAGACGCCTCGCTCGTGCGCCGTGCGCTCGATGACGCGATCTCCCGGGCGAGGACCTCGCGGGCCCGCGCCGTGGCCCTGCTGACGCGAGGCGAGCGGCAGCTGAACATGGGCAACCCCGCGAAGGCGCGCGAGGACTTCGAGGCGGCGGATGCGCTCGTGGCCGGAATGCTGCCCGTGCTCGCGGGGCTGGTGCGCAGCGTCTCCGACGACGAGCGCTTCGCCCAGGTCGAG harbors:
- a CDS encoding RluA family pseudouridine synthase; the protein is MKRRTFRAEGAHVGRALVEAVAAELALPVADVRRLVDVGAVYVAGRRARDGAVKLQAAQVVTVVLEEAGQSPLEVPKPAVPLRVLFEDEDVIAVDKPAGLNAQPTEGRVGGSLVDLVSEYLGRQAGLVHRLDRETSGVTVFGKTAAATSALAEAFREGTARKRYLAATGPGLPAGGTVDLPLSKDPSRPGRWRATRAANGVPAWTDYRTLFAGEAFSLVELLPRTGRTHQLRAHLTALEHPILGDSRYGGEGSAGGLMAPRCLLHAHALELGHPRTGHPLRLAAPVPDDLRAFFESAGVRVPEGPIVAADAS